In a genomic window of Porphyromonadaceae bacterium W3.11:
- the sufB gene encoding Fe-S cluster assembly protein SufB — MKEQFDDIIDKVTKTDYEYGFTTDIDTDYIPKGLSEDTIRVISKRKGEPEWLLEHRLKAYRHWVTMEMPDWAHLKIPKIDFQDIIYFAEPKQKLDKDTEIDPELEKTFDKLGIPLQERKALAGIAVDAVVDSVSVKTTYKETLAEKGIIFCSFSEAVREYPDLVRKHMGSVVGYKDNFFAALNTAVFSDGSFVYIPKGVRCPMELSTYFRINAMNTGQFERTLIVAEQGAYVSYLEGCTAPMRDDNQLHAAIVEIIAEKDAEVKYSTVQNWFPGDKDGKGGVYNFVTKRGLCRGDRSKISWTQVETGSAITWKYPSCILQGDDSIGEFFSVAVTNNHQQADTGTKMIHLGRNTKSRIVSKGISAGKSVNSYRGLVKISSKAENARNHSQCDSLLIGDKCGAHTFPYSEINNSTGIIEHEATTSKISEDQLFYCNQRGIGTEEAIGLIINGYAKEVMNQLPMEFAVEAQKLLSISLEGSVG; from the coding sequence ATGAAAGAGCAATTTGATGATATTATTGATAAGGTAACAAAAACCGATTACGAATACGGTTTTACAACTGATATTGATACAGATTATATCCCGAAGGGGCTTAGTGAAGATACCATACGTGTTATTTCTAAAAGAAAAGGAGAGCCCGAATGGCTTCTCGAACATAGACTGAAGGCCTACAGACATTGGGTAACGATGGAGATGCCTGACTGGGCACACCTTAAGATTCCTAAGATTGATTTTCAGGACATCATTTACTTTGCTGAACCCAAACAGAAGCTAGATAAGGATACTGAGATTGATCCTGAATTAGAAAAAACCTTTGACAAACTAGGAATTCCTCTTCAGGAACGCAAGGCCCTAGCTGGAATAGCGGTAGATGCTGTTGTGGATAGTGTTTCCGTTAAAACAACTTACAAAGAGACTTTAGCAGAAAAAGGTATTATCTTCTGTTCGTTTAGCGAAGCAGTAAGAGAGTATCCCGACCTAGTGCGTAAGCACATGGGAAGCGTCGTGGGTTATAAAGATAACTTCTTTGCAGCACTCAATACAGCTGTCTTTTCAGATGGATCTTTTGTATATATTCCGAAGGGCGTAAGATGCCCCATGGAATTAAGTACATACTTCCGTATCAATGCTATGAACACAGGACAGTTCGAACGAACCTTAATCGTAGCAGAGCAAGGTGCTTACGTATCATATCTTGAAGGATGTACAGCTCCTATGAGAGACGATAATCAGCTTCATGCGGCTATCGTTGAGATTATAGCAGAAAAGGATGCAGAGGTAAAATACTCAACCGTCCAAAACTGGTTCCCTGGAGATAAAGATGGTAAAGGTGGAGTTTATAACTTTGTTACAAAAAGAGGTCTATGTCGCGGTGATCGCTCTAAGATCTCATGGACACAAGTTGAGACAGGATCAGCTATCACATGGAAATATCCTAGCTGTATCCTACAAGGAGATGACTCTATAGGAGAATTTTTCTCTGTCGCTGTGACCAATAATCATCAGCAAGCTGACACGGGGACGAAAATGATTCATCTTGGTCGTAATACTAAGAGTCGTATCGTATCCAAAGGAATTTCAGCTGGTAAGAGTGTCAATTCATATAGGGGATTGGTTAAAATAAGTAGCAAGGCTGAGAATGCGAGAAACCATTCTCAGTGTGATAGCCTTCTCATTGGTGATAAGTGTGGTGCCCACACGTTCCCCTACTCTGAAATCAATAACTCTACGGGGATTATTGAGCATGAGGCGACCACATCTAAGATTAGTGAAGATCAGTTATTCTATTGTAATCAACGCGGTATTGGGACAGAGGAGGCAATTGGTCTAATCATCAATGGTTATGCCAAAGAGGTCATGAACCAGCTGCCTATGGAGTTTGCCGTAGAAGCCCAGAAGCTCCTCTCAATCTCACTAGAGGGTTCAGTGGGTTAA
- the sufC gene encoding Fe-S cluster assembly ATPase SufC, which yields MLQIKNLQAKIEDKTILKGLNLTVNRGEVHAIMGPNGSGKSTLSNVLTGNPRYDVTGGSIIYNGHNLLDMQPEERAQAGIFMSFQYPVEIPGVSMVNFMRTAVNARRAARGENPMSASEFLKLMKEKQDLVELNRELTSRSVNVGFSGGEKKRNEIFQMAVLNPTLAILDETDSGLDIDALRIVAHGVNSLRSADNSTIVITHYQRLLDFIKPDIVHVLLNGEIVKTGGPELAEELEKRGYDWIREENQGNN from the coding sequence ATGTTACAGATAAAAAACCTTCAAGCAAAAATTGAAGATAAGACTATACTTAAGGGACTAAACTTAACAGTTAATAGAGGTGAAGTTCACGCCATCATGGGCCCTAATGGTTCTGGTAAAAGCACCCTTAGCAATGTACTAACTGGTAATCCTAGATATGATGTCACAGGTGGATCTATCATCTATAATGGTCATAACCTATTGGATATGCAACCAGAGGAACGAGCACAAGCAGGAATTTTCATGAGTTTTCAGTATCCTGTAGAAATCCCAGGCGTTAGTATGGTAAATTTCATGCGTACTGCTGTCAATGCAAGAAGAGCAGCTAGGGGAGAAAATCCTATGTCTGCCTCAGAGTTCCTAAAACTCATGAAAGAAAAGCAGGACTTAGTAGAACTAAATCGCGAACTTACTAGCCGTTCGGTAAACGTTGGTTTCTCAGGAGGAGAAAAAAAACGTAATGAAATATTCCAAATGGCAGTGCTCAATCCTACTCTTGCTATCTTAGACGAAACCGACTCCGGACTAGATATTGATGCACTTCGAATCGTTGCACATGGGGTCAACAGCCTAAGATCAGCAGATAATTCTACAATTGTAATCACTCACTACCAGAGACTACTAGACTTTATCAAGCCTGATATTGTCCATGTACTCCTGAATGGTGAGATAGTCAAGACTGGAGGTCCTGAATTAGCAGAAGAACTTGAAAAACGTGGTTACGATTGGATTCGTGAAGAGAATCAAGGGAATAACTAA
- the sufD gene encoding Fe-S cluster assembly protein SufD → MKEDITRKYLDLFARSEREITTHSPDLLNKYRSEAIKELENDGLPRYRNEDYQRFKIDQEIDQDRSQHQVQKDSNLNLAPFSCRLTYPDTIQCFIIEGKVFTPNKGDNFFIGSISEFEETYPGIAEKYYNKILHEDNDRISSLNTLFATDALVYYIPKGVKQSKPIHLIHYPNSEVENENSPLSFPRILWIAEEDSKSSLLLCDHATKDQSTYIGVMEVYAEKNAELQYYNIEETSTDSLRIFNTHIHQNENSTVLVDNMTIKNGKTRNNFYCNLHGKDAHLDLDGLGILDDEQLLDNWSIIRHHVPSCHSDELFKYTINDKAVGSFSGLIYVAPDAQKTLAYQNNKNLILADSAKMYSKPQLEIYADDVKCSHGMTTGELNESAIFYMQQRGIPYVEAKLLLTIAFMSDVLDKIDVEPLRDRLYTVIENRYRGLPGRCSK, encoded by the coding sequence ATGAAAGAAGATATTACAAGAAAGTACTTAGATCTCTTTGCCCGAAGTGAGAGGGAGATCACTACGCACTCTCCAGATCTATTAAATAAATATAGATCTGAAGCCATTAAGGAGTTAGAAAATGATGGCTTACCTCGTTACAGAAATGAGGATTATCAGCGTTTTAAGATCGATCAAGAAATTGATCAAGATAGATCACAGCATCAGGTACAGAAGGATAGCAATCTTAACTTAGCTCCTTTTTCATGTCGCCTAACCTATCCAGACACTATCCAATGTTTCATAATAGAGGGTAAGGTGTTCACTCCAAATAAAGGGGATAATTTCTTCATTGGGTCTATATCTGAGTTTGAGGAGACATATCCAGGAATTGCTGAAAAGTATTACAATAAGATTTTACATGAAGATAACGATCGCATATCTTCTCTAAATACTCTCTTCGCTACAGATGCGTTAGTCTATTATATCCCTAAGGGTGTTAAGCAGAGTAAACCTATTCATCTTATTCACTACCCCAATTCTGAAGTAGAAAACGAGAATAGCCCTCTCTCCTTCCCTCGTATCCTATGGATTGCAGAAGAGGATAGTAAGAGTAGTTTGCTCCTCTGTGATCATGCTACAAAGGATCAATCTACGTATATTGGAGTCATGGAGGTTTATGCAGAAAAAAATGCAGAATTACAGTACTACAATATCGAAGAAACCTCCACTGATTCACTCCGAATATTTAACACTCACATCCATCAAAATGAGAATTCTACCGTGCTAGTTGATAATATGACCATTAAGAATGGTAAGACACGCAATAACTTTTATTGCAATCTGCATGGTAAGGATGCCCACTTGGATTTAGATGGACTTGGGATACTTGATGATGAACAACTATTGGATAACTGGTCTATCATTCGTCACCATGTACCAAGCTGTCACAGTGACGAACTCTTTAAATACACTATAAATGATAAAGCAGTAGGTAGTTTTAGTGGGTTAATATACGTGGCTCCAGATGCACAGAAGACCCTTGCCTATCAGAATAATAAAAATCTTATTCTTGCTGATAGTGCTAAGATGTACTCTAAGCCTCAGCTCGAAATTTATGCTGATGATGTAAAGTGCTCACATGGTATGACTACTGGAGAACTCAATGAATCTGCTATCTTCTATATGCAGCAGAGAGGTATCCCATACGTTGAGGCAAAGCTACTACTGACTATTGCATTTATGAGTGACGTGTTAGATAAGATTGATGTAGAGCCTCTTCGTGATCGTCTCTACACTGTTATCGAAAATAGATATAGAGGCCTGCCAGGTAGATGTAGTAAGTAA
- the cydB gene encoding cytochrome d ubiquinol oxidase subunit II gives MDKYMFLQNYWWFIISLLGGLLVFLLFVQGGQSFIFSLGKSNLDRRMLVNSTGRKWEFTFTTLVTFGGAFFASFPLFYSTSFYGAYWVWMLILFCFVIQATSYEYQNKKGNVWGKKTFQWGLFINGVLGPLLLGAAVATFFTGSAFSVDKSALTNLGGELSVSIWHNSLHGLEAVLNPWNLVLGVAVLFLARTTGLLYFINNIVDPDLNKAARKRLLPNAIIFLVALLAFLGFLFFTKGYAVSPETGEVYMEKGKYLNNLIQQPYLLVALLIGVVGVLFGIIKTLLSTTFSKGIWYHGIGTVIAVTVLFLMAGWNNTSNYPSYQDLQSSLTIYNSSSSLYTLEVMAWVSIAIPFVLAYIFYAWRKLDFHKIDKEEMSKGHHY, from the coding sequence ATGGATAAGTATATGTTTCTACAAAATTATTGGTGGTTTATTATCTCTTTACTGGGAGGATTATTAGTTTTTCTATTGTTTGTACAAGGAGGACAGAGCTTTATATTCTCGCTCGGTAAGAGTAATTTAGATCGCCGAATGCTCGTGAATTCCACAGGTAGAAAATGGGAATTTACATTCACAACTTTAGTCACTTTTGGAGGCGCATTCTTTGCTTCTTTCCCTCTTTTTTACTCAACAAGTTTCTATGGAGCTTATTGGGTATGGATGTTAATTCTATTTTGCTTCGTTATTCAAGCGACATCATACGAGTACCAAAATAAGAAAGGTAATGTATGGGGAAAAAAGACTTTTCAGTGGGGATTGTTTATTAATGGAGTTTTAGGTCCGTTACTTTTAGGTGCCGCAGTTGCTACTTTTTTTACTGGCTCTGCTTTCTCCGTTGATAAGAGTGCCCTAACTAATCTTGGTGGAGAACTGTCTGTATCTATTTGGCATAATTCGCTACATGGACTAGAGGCGGTCCTCAATCCATGGAATTTAGTATTAGGAGTAGCTGTTCTTTTCTTAGCTCGTACTACTGGTTTGCTTTATTTTATTAATAATATTGTGGACCCTGATCTTAACAAAGCTGCAAGAAAGCGTCTCCTACCAAATGCGATTATATTCTTAGTTGCTCTCTTAGCATTCTTGGGCTTCTTATTCTTCACAAAAGGATATGCTGTTTCACCTGAGACAGGTGAAGTCTATATGGAGAAAGGGAAGTATCTTAATAATCTGATACAACAACCTTACCTGTTGGTAGCGTTATTGATTGGTGTGGTAGGTGTTCTATTTGGTATCATCAAGACGTTGCTCTCTACAACCTTTAGTAAAGGTATATGGTACCATGGGATAGGTACTGTCATAGCTGTGACTGTTCTATTTTTGATGGCTGGATGGAATAATACTTCCAACTATCCATCGTATCAAGACTTACAGAGCTCATTGACTATTTATAATAGCTCTTCATCACTTTATACACTTGAGGTGATGGCATGGGTATCTATTGCTATACCTTTTGTGCTAGCCTATATATTCTATGCGTGGCGTAAACTCGACTTCCATAAGATTGATAAGGAAGAGATGTCTAAGGGTCACCACTATTAA
- a CDS encoding cytochrome ubiquinol oxidase subunit I, producing the protein MLLSALIDWSRLQFAMTAMYHWIFVPLTLGMGVIMAIAETKYYRSGDDFWKETAKFWQKIFGINFASGIATGLILEFQFGTNWSNYSYFVGDIFGAPLAIEGIFAFFMEATFFAVMFFGWGKVSKKFHLTSTWLTIVGATLSAWWILVANAWMQYPIGMEFNPDTARHEMVDFMMVAFSPTAVVKFFHAVISSWVLGAIVVVGISGYYLLRNKRKEFAMESIKIACQLGLVASLITILTGHLAANQVATHQPMKLAAIENMYAGQTQAPLSIIGIPNPDKKRADWNSDKKDFIFNISMPYGLSFLSFNDPNSYVPGIKNIIEGGYTKPDGTIALSVEERMARGKKAIHALGAYKEAQKAGDTEEMNAQRAILDENFEHFGYGYFDNVEELIPNAQFLYYSFRIMVVLGLLFVLVFAWPLFALRKNRVSFSKARWYHWVGILSVPLVYIASQCGWIVAEVGRQPWTVQDALPVKAAVSSIAVANVKTTFFLFIALFTVMLIAELSIMFTAIKSGPKTDEKSNNINKPIR; encoded by the coding sequence ATGTTACTAAGTGCACTTATTGATTGGTCACGTCTGCAGTTTGCTATGACTGCAATGTATCATTGGATCTTCGTTCCGCTAACCCTTGGAATGGGAGTGATAATGGCTATTGCAGAGACAAAGTATTACCGCTCAGGAGATGACTTTTGGAAAGAAACTGCTAAATTTTGGCAGAAAATCTTTGGTATTAACTTCGCCTCAGGTATTGCTACAGGATTGATTCTAGAGTTTCAATTCGGTACAAACTGGTCGAACTACAGTTATTTTGTAGGGGACATTTTTGGGGCTCCTCTTGCTATTGAAGGGATTTTTGCTTTCTTTATGGAAGCCACCTTCTTTGCTGTCATGTTTTTTGGTTGGGGTAAAGTGAGCAAGAAGTTTCACTTAACTTCCACATGGCTTACTATTGTTGGTGCTACCTTATCTGCGTGGTGGATTCTGGTTGCTAATGCGTGGATGCAGTATCCTATAGGTATGGAATTCAACCCTGATACTGCTCGGCATGAAATGGTAGACTTTATGATGGTAGCTTTTTCTCCGACAGCCGTTGTGAAGTTCTTCCATGCTGTCATTTCTAGTTGGGTGTTAGGTGCTATTGTCGTGGTCGGTATCTCAGGGTATTATCTCCTTAGAAATAAACGTAAGGAGTTTGCCATGGAGAGCATCAAGATCGCTTGTCAGTTAGGCTTAGTAGCGAGTTTGATTACGATACTTACAGGTCACTTAGCTGCTAATCAAGTAGCAACACATCAACCTATGAAGTTGGCTGCTATCGAGAATATGTATGCAGGTCAGACCCAAGCACCTCTTAGTATTATCGGTATTCCTAATCCTGATAAGAAGCGTGCAGATTGGAATAGTGATAAGAAAGATTTTATCTTCAATATCTCTATGCCTTATGGTCTCTCTTTCTTGTCGTTTAATGACCCTAACAGCTATGTTCCGGGTATAAAGAATATTATTGAGGGCGGATATACTAAGCCTGATGGCACTATTGCTCTATCTGTAGAGGAGCGTATGGCTAGAGGAAAGAAGGCGATACATGCGTTGGGTGCTTACAAAGAAGCCCAGAAAGCAGGTGATACAGAGGAAATGAATGCTCAACGTGCTATATTGGATGAGAACTTTGAACACTTCGGGTATGGGTACTTTGATAATGTAGAGGAACTAATACCTAATGCTCAGTTTTTATACTACTCATTTAGAATAATGGTGGTGTTGGGACTGTTATTTGTTTTGGTCTTTGCATGGCCATTGTTTGCACTACGTAAGAATAGGGTGTCCTTCTCTAAAGCTCGTTGGTATCACTGGGTAGGAATACTTTCCGTACCGCTAGTGTATATAGCTTCTCAATGTGGTTGGATTGTTGCTGAGGTTGGTCGTCAACCATGGACAGTTCAGGATGCTTTGCCTGTAAAGGCGGCAGTTTCGAGCATCGCAGTTGCTAATGTTAAGACTACCTTCTTCCTCTTTATAGCACTCTTTACCGTAATGCTTATTGCTGAATTGAGTATCATGTTTACTGCGATTAAGAGCGGTCCTAAGACTGATGAAAAATCGAATAATATAAATAAACCAATTAGATAA
- a CDS encoding DUF4492 domain-containing protein, translating into MIEDKNRNNTDGGILKRFLLIWKDGLKNMTWGKPLWILNIIKLLILFGVLKLFFFPNFLKDKADTEEGRQEYVYQELVNRVSD; encoded by the coding sequence ATGATAGAGGATAAAAATAGAAATAATACGGACGGTGGTATCCTGAAGCGCTTTCTCTTAATATGGAAGGACGGCCTCAAGAATATGACATGGGGTAAGCCATTGTGGATACTGAATATTATTAAGCTTCTAATCCTTTTCGGTGTTCTGAAGCTTTTCTTCTTCCCTAACTTCCTAAAGGATAAGGCTGATACTGAGGAGGGACGTCAAGAATATGTCTATCAAGAGTTAGTTAACCGTGTCTCTGATTAG
- a CDS encoding porin family protein, which yields MKRILSFVAVSLMAFLCMSEVSAQVRFGFMAGANFNKASIKLDDYKTGKNMTGYQLGPVVEYDVNLGVATVGVESALLFTQKSVNLDKPLDQITGKEALEKIAGTFKSNYIEIPVNAKVYFGVAPAVRMFVKSGPSFNFNISKKEVEIASVEVPDFNRKVFNLALQAGIGVEVLKMVQVSAGYSASMLPDYKYEGVKQVASDFLNTKNKGFYLTAAVLF from the coding sequence ATGAAAAGAATTTTAAGTTTCGTAGCGGTATCACTCATGGCGTTTCTCTGCATGTCAGAGGTGTCTGCTCAAGTTCGATTCGGTTTTATGGCAGGTGCTAATTTCAATAAGGCGTCTATTAAGCTTGATGACTATAAAACTGGTAAGAATATGACCGGATATCAGTTAGGTCCTGTAGTAGAGTACGATGTCAATCTAGGGGTAGCTACTGTCGGCGTCGAGAGTGCGTTACTATTCACTCAAAAAAGTGTAAATCTGGATAAACCATTGGATCAGATCACAGGGAAGGAAGCCCTAGAGAAGATTGCTGGTACCTTCAAGAGTAATTATATCGAGATACCGGTTAATGCCAAGGTGTATTTCGGTGTGGCACCAGCTGTCCGTATGTTTGTAAAGTCTGGTCCAAGCTTCAACTTTAACATCTCTAAAAAAGAGGTGGAGATAGCATCAGTTGAAGTGCCTGATTTTAATCGTAAGGTATTCAACCTAGCTCTACAAGCTGGGATTGGTGTAGAAGTGCTTAAGATGGTACAAGTATCAGCGGGTTATTCAGCATCAATGCTTCCTGATTATAAGTATGAGGGTGTTAAGCAGGTGGCTAGTGATTTCTTAAATACTAAGAATAAAGGTTTTTACCTAACTGCTGCGGTATTATTTTAA
- a CDS encoding FHA domain-containing protein produces the protein MRDKVVCPYCNAVIEVKLSTHVDAERAEQVVCNKCHRPIALYKHRAQALLHTERSVKAISLEDARFSEDSIYLEFLENEFAPSQSLRVPEGKSILGRFNPQSTADMQLMTSDPSMDRNHSVLLLNNKGWLTIMDNDSMTGTFVNGLELDPGERRRLSDGDVLTLGATSVIVHLGGDEDEMLDYLLD, from the coding sequence ATGAGAGATAAGGTAGTATGCCCATATTGTAATGCGGTAATAGAGGTTAAGTTATCTACACATGTAGATGCTGAAAGGGCTGAACAAGTAGTCTGTAATAAATGTCATAGACCAATAGCTCTATACAAGCATAGAGCTCAGGCTCTATTGCATACAGAGCGTTCCGTAAAGGCTATAAGTTTGGAGGATGCACGGTTTTCAGAGGATAGTATTTACTTGGAGTTTTTGGAAAATGAGTTCGCTCCTAGTCAGTCGCTTAGAGTCCCCGAAGGAAAGTCTATACTGGGGCGTTTTAACCCTCAGTCTACTGCTGATATGCAGCTGATGACTAGTGATCCGAGTATGGATAGAAATCATTCAGTCTTATTACTTAATAACAAAGGCTGGCTTACTATTATGGATAATGATAGCATGACGGGTACATTTGTTAATGGGTTAGAATTAGATCCAGGTGAGCGTCGTCGTCTCTCAGATGGTGATGTGCTCACTCTAGGTGCGACATCGGTGATAGTACATCTGGGCGGTGATGAGGATGAAATGTTAGATTATCTTTTGGATTGA
- the radC gene encoding DNA repair protein RadC, with translation MQVNKKQRGTEAKDHVRIKEMAETERPREKAIKKGIRSLTEAELLAVQIGSGVRGVNVLELSYQLLREADNNLYKLYQMLSNGYDLGIKGLGAVKKIQVLSALELGVRMESDRQAMDGEKESLSNSRCIYNFISRDLYGLTQEELWIILLDNQHNVKDKVKISEGGLSSSTADIRVILRKALQSSSTALALVHNHPSGSLYPSSSDDDITFRLYKACNIMQIRMVDHIIYTESGYYSYFDEGRFDNL, from the coding sequence GTGCAAGTAAATAAGAAGCAGCGAGGAACAGAAGCCAAAGACCATGTCCGGATTAAGGAGATGGCCGAGACTGAACGTCCACGAGAAAAGGCTATCAAAAAAGGGATCAGAAGTCTCACTGAAGCTGAGCTTCTAGCCGTTCAGATAGGATCAGGCGTGAGAGGAGTAAATGTACTGGAGCTGTCGTATCAACTTTTGCGAGAAGCTGATAACAACTTATACAAACTCTATCAGATGCTATCTAATGGTTATGATCTAGGGATAAAAGGGTTAGGAGCTGTAAAAAAGATTCAAGTGCTTAGTGCATTAGAGCTAGGTGTAAGGATGGAGAGTGACAGGCAGGCGATGGATGGTGAGAAGGAGTCTCTCTCGAATAGTAGGTGTATCTATAACTTTATCTCTAGAGATCTATATGGATTGACACAAGAGGAACTATGGATTATCTTACTTGATAATCAGCATAATGTTAAGGATAAGGTGAAGATTTCAGAGGGTGGGCTATCTAGTTCGACTGCTGATATTCGGGTCATCCTACGTAAAGCACTCCAATCATCTAGTACTGCACTAGCTTTGGTGCATAATCATCCTTCTGGCTCGTTATACCCAAGTTCATCAGATGATGATATTACATTTAGGCTATATAAGGCCTGTAACATTATGCAGATAAGAATGGTGGATCATATTATCTATACCGAAAGTGGGTATTATAGCTATTTTGACGAGGGGCGGTTTGACAATTTATAA
- a CDS encoding mannose-1-phosphate guanylyltransferase produces the protein MSSENNYVVILAGGVGKRFWPYSRKSHPKQFLDFLGLGDTLLQMTYRRFRKMYAPEKIFIVTNSIYKSLVQDQIPEALEENILLEPTSRNTASAIAYASFHIHALNKDAVLVVAPSDHLVTKEDAFITRSQQALELASNEDYIVTLGIKPTYPEVGYGYIQAKMDEVNAEGADGSVFDVKTFIEKPSRDMATVLVDSGEFYWNAGLFMASTRVLLDAFKTHAEEIYEHLNERADVWGTDEEFEYVNNNYVYCPSIAFDYAVMEKATNLKILISDIGWTDVGTWSSIYNLSEKDECGNALVGRANHIFRNSKDNLVVIDDPDMLVVLQGVNDLMVVRRGNVVLVCRRGEEHKLKQILPEAQGIDDKYIQ, from the coding sequence ATGAGTAGTGAAAATAACTATGTAGTGATATTAGCGGGAGGTGTCGGCAAACGTTTTTGGCCATATAGTCGAAAAAGCCACCCTAAGCAGTTTCTTGATTTTTTAGGTCTTGGTGATACGCTTTTACAAATGACATATAGGCGATTTCGTAAAATGTATGCTCCTGAAAAGATCTTCATTGTTACAAACTCTATTTACAAGTCTTTAGTACAAGATCAGATACCAGAGGCCTTAGAAGAAAATATATTATTAGAGCCTACCTCTCGGAATACTGCGAGTGCAATTGCTTATGCTTCGTTTCATATTCATGCTTTAAATAAAGATGCGGTCCTTGTAGTGGCACCATCTGACCATTTAGTGACTAAGGAAGATGCCTTTATTACACGGTCACAGCAGGCTCTGGAATTAGCTTCCAATGAGGATTATATCGTTACATTAGGAATTAAGCCGACGTATCCTGAAGTGGGGTATGGCTATATTCAAGCGAAGATGGATGAGGTCAATGCTGAAGGTGCTGACGGAAGTGTCTTTGATGTGAAGACATTTATCGAAAAGCCAAGTAGAGATATGGCCACTGTCCTTGTGGATAGTGGAGAGTTTTATTGGAATGCTGGTCTGTTCATGGCAAGTACTCGGGTGTTGCTAGATGCTTTCAAGACACATGCCGAAGAGATTTATGAGCACCTTAATGAGCGTGCTGATGTTTGGGGCACTGATGAGGAGTTTGAATATGTCAATAATAATTATGTCTATTGTCCTAGCATAGCATTTGACTATGCGGTAATGGAGAAGGCTACGAACCTGAAGATTTTGATCTCTGATATTGGCTGGACTGACGTTGGTACATGGAGCTCTATATATAACTTATCGGAAAAGGATGAGTGTGGAAATGCTTTGGTTGGCAGGGCTAATCACATCTTTAGGAATAGTAAAGATAATCTAGTGGTCATTGATGATCCCGATATGTTGGTAGTACTACAGGGTGTCAATGACTTGATGGTCGTGCGTCGCGGTAACGTGGTGCTAGTCTGCCGAAGAGGTGAAGAGCATAAGCTCAAGCAGATATTGCCAGAGGCTCAAGGAATCGACGATAAGTATATTCAGTAA
- a CDS encoding SoxR reducing system RseC family protein, translated as MDCKVGRVQEIHNGSIDVLVERHSACSGCHAKGMCSSADRRDETFTITDFPLGLQVGDRVRIVASKSGNPMKAVLYAFVIPLVLLLIEVVLFSIMGVEENILLVILIASLALYTFILWVFRKFFERKFRLRVEPIE; from the coding sequence ATGGATTGTAAAGTAGGACGTGTCCAAGAAATACACAATGGATCAATTGATGTATTAGTTGAAAGACATTCAGCCTGCAGTGGATGCCATGCCAAGGGTATGTGTAGTTCGGCTGATAGGAGAGATGAGACCTTCACTATTACGGACTTTCCATTGGGACTACAAGTAGGTGACAGGGTGAGAATCGTGGCTAGTAAAAGTGGTAACCCGATGAAGGCAGTGCTTTACGCATTTGTGATACCCCTCGTTCTCTTACTAATAGAAGTTGTGTTATTTAGTATAATGGGTGTCGAGGAAAATATACTTCTTGTCATCCTTATCGCATCGCTAGCTCTATACACCTTTATTCTATGGGTATTTCGAAAATTTTTCGAGAGGAAATTTAGACTCAGAGTTGAACCCATCGAATAA